One segment of Panicum virgatum strain AP13 chromosome 1K, P.virgatum_v5, whole genome shotgun sequence DNA contains the following:
- the LOC120641008 gene encoding uncharacterized protein LOC120641008: MPRAGATRDARGPQPSPTDPPPPSHPHQALFAAVRCGDTATARAFLAAAEASGASLAALAGVAAAYVAAEAEREEVVRLILSLYEFKAADVSARLDLDTFRVLSMRGWVGTPPSFDGTDYASWKQRMKIYLKAIHPSVWSIVETGYTVKDTGSRTTKEEQIEHKNAVAASAIHSALSPNERIKVFGLKSAKQMWDALQLAHEGTPHLRELKIELLTGKLERFSMEEGETPKEMYNRLILIVNEIKGLGSEEMTDKFVVRRMLRAITPINPILATCIRQQDDFAKLTPYDVLERIHSIQDLNNQSSSSKKKCLTPKARKEAKESSSEEESEEDDMELLCKRFKEFLKRQRKSKERHSKRTCYECGETGHFMFNCPNKNKDNDEKKKENHKKKKNESKSHKKSQKVQAHIGKEWDSNDSSTDSDNEDVMAKGCKVVGFSLGHFELRMHAGDLLRPRENQQPLFRQ, from the exons AtgccccgcgccggcgccacccGTGACGCACGGGGGCCGCAGCCGAGCCCGACGGATCCCCCGCCGCCCTCCCACCCGCACCAGGCGCTCTTCGCCGCCGTCCGATGCGGCGACACGGCCACCGCCCGCGCGttcctggccgccgccgaggcgtcGGGCGCTTCCCTGGCCGCGCTCGCCGGGGTGGCCGCGGCGTACGTGGCCGCGGAGGCCGAGCGCGAGGAGGTCGTGCGCCTCATCCTCTCCCTCTACGAGTTCAAGGCCGCTGACGTCAGCGCGCGACTGGACCTCGACACCTTCCGCGTCCTCTCCATGCGGGGCTGGGTAG GTACACCACCTTCCTTTGATGGAACAGATTATGCCTCATGGAAGCAAAGGATGAAGATTTACTTGAAAGCTATCCATCCCTCCGTTTGGTCGATCGTTGAAACAGGTTATACCGTGAAGGATACTGGCAGCCGAACtaccaaagaagaacaaattgAACACAAGAATGCTGTGGCTGCAAGTGCCATTCATAGTGCGTTGAGTCCAAATGAGCGCATCAAGGTATTTGGGCTTAAAAGTGCCAAGCAGATGTGGGATGCACTCCAATTGGCTCATGAAGGCACCCCACATCTTCGAGAGTTAAAAATTGAGCTATTGACGGGAAAATTGGAAAGGTTCTCCATGGAGGAAGGTGAGACACCAAAGGAAATGTATAACCGGCTAATCCTCATCGTGAATGAGATCAAGGGGCTTGGAAGCGAGGAAATGACGGACAAATTTGTTGTCAGAAGAATGCTACGAGCCATCACTCCAATAAATCCCATATTGGCCACCTGTATTCGTCAGCAAGATGACTTTGCAAAGCTCACACCTTATGATGTGCTTGAAAGAATTCACTCAATTCAGGATCTCAACAACCAAAGctcaagctcaaagaagaaatGTCTCACTCCGAAGGCAAGAAAAGAAGCTAAAgaaagctcaagtgaagaagaaAGTGAAGAGGATGACATGGAACTCCTTTGCAAGAGATTTAAAGAGTTTCTCAAGAGGCAACGGAAATCAAAGGAAAGGCactcaaaaagaacatgctATGAGTGCGGTGAGACCGGCCATTTCATgttcaattgtccaaacaagaacaAGGACAAtgatgagaaaaagaaagagaatcataagaagaagaagaacgagAGCAAGAGTCATAAGAAGAGTCAAAAGGTCCAAGCTCATATTGGTAAAGAATGGGACTCAAATGACTCTAGCACCGACTCCGACAACGAAGATGTTATGGCAAAAGGGTGCAAG GTAGTAGGTTTCAGCCTGGGACACTTCGAACTCAGGATGCATGCGGGTGATTTGCTTCGCCCCAGAGAAAACCAGCAACCGTTGTTTCGTCAGTGA
- the LOC120641023 gene encoding ankyrin repeat-containing protein At2g01680-like isoform X2 produces the protein MDLPPLSHQALFAAVRSADAAAVRALLADAEASGTSLAALAAAQTDAGETALYVAAEAGSEELVRILLPLYDLKDASVRSRLDLDAFHVAAKQGHTGVVKEFLGRWPKLCSVCDSSNTSPLYSAAVKDHLDVVNAILDTDDSCIRIVRKNGKTSLHTAARIGYHHIVKALIERDPGIVPIRDRKGQTALHMAVKGKNTDVVEELLMADVSILNVRDKKGNTALHIATRKWRPQSSAHST, from the exons ATGGATCTCCCGCCGCTCTCCCACCAGGCGCTCTTCGCGGCGGTCCGATCCGCCGACGCGGCCGCCGTCCGCGCGCTCCTGGCCGACGCCGAGGCCTCGGGCACCTCcctggccgcgctcgccgccgcgcagacGGACGCCGGGGAGACCGCGCTGTACGTGGCCGCCGAGGCCGGGAGCGAGGAGCTTGTCCGCATCCTCCTCCCGCTCTACGACCTCAAGGACGCCTCCGTCCGCTCCCGCCTCGACCTCGACGCCTTCCACGTCGCCGCCAAGCAGGGGCACACGG GGGTTGTGAAAGAGTTCTTGGGGCGGTGGCCAAAGCTTTGTTCTGTCTGCGACTCTTCCAATACCAGCCCCCTTTACTCCGCTGCTGTCAAGGACCACCTGGATGTTGTAAATGCTATACTGGACACTGATGATAGCTGCATAAGGATTGTTCGGAAAAACGGGAAGACGTCACTGCATACTGCTGCAAGAATTGGATACCATCATATTGTCAAGGCACTTATAGAGAGGGATCCAGGTATCGTTCCAATAAGGGATAGGAAGGGACAAACTGCACTTCACATGGCTGTGAAAGGTAAAAATACAGATGTAGTGGAAGAGTTACTCATGGCTGATGTTTCCATCCTCAATGTGCGTGACAAGAAGGGAAATACAGCTTTGCATATAGCTACACGAAAATGGAGGCCTCAG TCCAGCGCCCACTCCACATAG
- the LOC120641023 gene encoding ankyrin repeat-containing protein At2g01680-like isoform X1, with translation MDLPPLSHQALFAAVRSADAAAVRALLADAEASGTSLAALAAAQTDAGETALYVAAEAGSEELVRILLPLYDLKDASVRSRLDLDAFHVAAKQGHTGVVKEFLGRWPKLCSVCDSSNTSPLYSAAVKDHLDVVNAILDTDDSCIRIVRKNGKTSLHTAARIGYHHIVKALIERDPGIVPIRDRKGQTALHMAVKGKNTDVVEELLMADVSILNVRDKKGNTALHIATRKWRPQMVQLLLSSYESLEVNAINSQNETAMDLADKVPYGESKTEIIEWLTEAGAKNARNVGKIDEASELRRTVSDIKHNVQAQLSENAKTNKRVTGIRKELQKLHREAIQNTINSVTMVATLIASIAFVAIFNLPGQYFQDVNNGGDIGEAHIAKLNGFRVFCLLNATALFISLAVVVVQITLVAWETGAQKQVIKIVNKLMWAACLSTCAAFISLAYVVVGPQHAWMAFTASAIGGPIMIGTLLFLAYLLLRPRFKFGKDRQRRIKRASGSKSFSWSLHDGFSDLEAFSDHEKKIYAL, from the exons ATGGATCTCCCGCCGCTCTCCCACCAGGCGCTCTTCGCGGCGGTCCGATCCGCCGACGCGGCCGCCGTCCGCGCGCTCCTGGCCGACGCCGAGGCCTCGGGCACCTCcctggccgcgctcgccgccgcgcagacGGACGCCGGGGAGACCGCGCTGTACGTGGCCGCCGAGGCCGGGAGCGAGGAGCTTGTCCGCATCCTCCTCCCGCTCTACGACCTCAAGGACGCCTCCGTCCGCTCCCGCCTCGACCTCGACGCCTTCCACGTCGCCGCCAAGCAGGGGCACACGG GGGTTGTGAAAGAGTTCTTGGGGCGGTGGCCAAAGCTTTGTTCTGTCTGCGACTCTTCCAATACCAGCCCCCTTTACTCCGCTGCTGTCAAGGACCACCTGGATGTTGTAAATGCTATACTGGACACTGATGATAGCTGCATAAGGATTGTTCGGAAAAACGGGAAGACGTCACTGCATACTGCTGCAAGAATTGGATACCATCATATTGTCAAGGCACTTATAGAGAGGGATCCAGGTATCGTTCCAATAAGGGATAGGAAGGGACAAACTGCACTTCACATGGCTGTGAAAGGTAAAAATACAGATGTAGTGGAAGAGTTACTCATGGCTGATGTTTCCATCCTCAATGTGCGTGACAAGAAGGGAAATACAGCTTTGCATATAGCTACACGAAAATGGAGGCCTCAG ATGGTACAACTTCTGCTTAGTAGCTACGAGTCACTTGAAGTCAATGCTATCAATAGTCAAAATGAAACAGCTATGGATTTGGCTGACAAAGTTCCATATGGTGAGTCTAAAACAGAAATAATAGAGTGGCTGACAGAGGCTGGTGCAAAGAATGCCAGAAATGTGGGAAAAATTGATGAGGCATCAGAACTAAGGAGAACTGTGAGTGATATCAAGCACAATGTTCAGGCGCAGCTTAGCGAGAACGCTAAGACCAACAAACGAGTGACAGGGATTCGCAAAGAATTGCAGAAACTACACCGAGAAGCTATTCAGAACACCATCAACTCAGTTACCATGGTAGCAACCTTGATTGCCTCCATTGCATTCGTTGCAATATTCAATCTGCCAGGTCAATACTTCCAGGATGTGAATAATGGGGGAGACATTGGTGAGGCGCATATAGCCAAACTCAATGGTTTCCGTGTCTTCTGTCTTCTGAATGCCACCGCTCTTTTCATTTCCCTTGCGGTAGTTGTCGTGCAGATCACCTTGGTCGCCTGGGAAACTGGTGCCCAGAAGCAAGTCATCAAGATTGTAAATAAGCTCATGTGGGCCGCATGCCTTAGCACATGCGCGGCTTTCATCTCACTCGCCTATGTTGTAGTTGGCCCGCAACATGCCTGGATGGCCTTCACTGCATCAGCCATTGGAGGGCCAATCATGATCGGAACCCTCCTGTTCCTAGCCTATCTGCTGTTGCGCCCACGATTCAAGTTTGGCAAAGACAGACAGCGGCGCATCAAGAGGGCTAGCGGCAGCAAATCCTTCTCCTGGTCACTCCATGATGGTTTTTCAGATCTGGAAGCCTTCTCTGATCATGAGAAGAAAATCTATGCCCTGTAG
- the LOC120641016 gene encoding pentatricopeptide repeat-containing protein At1g15510, chloroplastic-like has product MAACLLRPYPPGLPPSRADSNPASHQPTRLRWGLGRRRRRRHILRCVAAAAASTATLQRELLVLPNPRTEQSPGPANPSNVFDRMPDRSVATVPGAGNLLDERPRTKGKGAEERNRSGAPKGGEKSRSGAVVALAHAGKHEEVVEHFRRMRRKGVPVSRFVFPSVFRACAGLRDSRMLRAVHGLVIKCSLCQHVVVGTSLVDAYIDFGLLDDAKKVFNEIREPNVVSWSVIIGGYSRSSQWYEAWVAFSAMQHSGVLPNVSVLVMAIQASGALRCLVRGKQMHAMAVVLGFGMNATVWNCLIDMYGKCGSMKSCRGVFDTMIGRDQVSWNTIISSYVRLGLCEEALDMIVQMQESGFTIDRFTLGSGVAACAHLGDTYSGRAFHGFLIRRALDTDVIRGTALVDMYGKSGNMELARLVFGRMDERNYVSWDALLSGYVENGLVDSALDTFRKMESANIKPNQHTFANLLRLCGDRRYKEYGRQIHGHAIKVIKQMNVVLETELIDMYAKCGCIEVSQLLFLRMNERNLISWNTLLSGYVGDRQSVATINIYRQMELACIRPDHYTLAGLLNLCRFQGLLHYGRQIHARLIKTGSEMNVVLQTLLVHMYFKCRRWRDAHNVCTLIRERNSHVYEAFFKVYGDDYLI; this is encoded by the coding sequence ATGGCCGCTTGCCTCCTGCGCCCTTATCCTCCGGGGCTCCCTCCCTCTCGCGCCGATTCCAATCCCGCCTCCCACCAACCCACCCGCCTCAGATGGGgcctcggccgccggcgccggcgacgccacatCCTCCggtgcgtcgccgccgccgccgcctctacgGCCACCTTGCAGCGAGAACTCCTCGTGCTGCCCAATCCAAGAACCGAGCAGAGCCCTGGCCCGGCGAACCCGAGTAACGTGTTCGACAGAATGCCGGATAGGAGCGTCGCGACGGTTCCGGGCGCGGGTAACCTGCTTGACGAAAGGCCCAGGACGAAGGGCAAGGGCGCAGAAGAGCGGAATCGCAGCGGAGCGCCGAAGGGCGGCGAGAAGAGCAGGAGCGGGGCGGTCGTGGCTCTGGCTCATGCCGGCAAGCACGAGGAGGTCGTCGAGCACTTCCGCAGGATGCGGAGGAAGGGGGTTCCCGTGAGCAGGTTCGTGTTCCCGAGCGTGTTCAGAGCTTGCGCTGGCCTACGGGACAGCAGGATGCTCCGAGCCGTGCACGGCCTGGTCATCAAGTGCTCGTTGTGCCAGCATGTCGTCGTGGGTACGTCATTGGTCGACGCGTACATTGATTTTGGTCTCCTGGATGATGCGAAGAAGGTGTTCAATGAGATAAGGGAGCCCAATGTGGTCTCTTGGAGTGTGATCATTGGTGGCTATTCCCGTTCTTCTCAGTGGTATGAAGCCTGGGTTGCATTCTCGGCCATGCAGCATTCCGGCGTCCTTCCCAATGTTTCTGTTCTTGTAATGGCAATTCAGGCATCCGGTGCATTGCGCTGTCTGGTCCGTGGAAAGCAGATGCATGCTATGGCAGTTGTCCTTGGGTTTGGAATGAATGCCACCGTATGGAACTGCCTCATTGACATGTATGGCAAGTGTGGCAGCATGAAGAGTTGCAGGGGGGTATTTGACACAATGATCGGCAGGGATCAAGTGAGTTGGAATACAATCATCTCAAGCTATGTTCGTCTTGGACTTTGTGAAGAGGCGCTAGACATGATTGTTCAAATGCAAGAGTCTGGTTTCACTATTGATCGTTTCACCCTTGGCAGCGGAGTTGCAGCATGTGCCCACTTGGGTGACACATATAGTGGTCGTGCATTCCATGGTTTTTTGATCAGAAGAGCATTGGATACGGATGTTATCCGTGGCACTGCACTTGTTGACATGTATGGTAAAAGCGGCAACATGGAACTTGCTCGCTTGGTATTTGGCAGGATGGATGAGAGGAATTATGTATCATGGGATGCGCTCTTGTCTGGATATGTTGAAAATGGGCTGGTTGATTCAGCACTTGATACTTTCAGAAAAATGGAGTCCGCAAATATAAAGCCTAACCAACATACCTTTGCGAACCTTCTGAGGCTCTGTGGTGATAGAAGGTATAAAGAATATGGAAGGCAAATCCATGGCCATGCCATTAAGGTCATAAAACAGATGAATGTTGTACTGGAAACTGAACTTATCGACATGTATGCAAAATGTGGCTGCATTGAAGTCTCCCAGTTACTGTTTCTCAGGATGAATGAGAGGAACTTGATATCATGGAACACATTGCTTTCAGGTTATGTGGGTGATAGGCAATCAGTGGCAACAATAAACATTTACCGTCAAATGGAGCTTGCCTGTATTAGGCCTGACCATTACACTTTGGCAGGGCTTTTAAACCTGTGCCGGTTCCAAGGGCTTCTGCACTATGGAAGGCAGATACATGCTCGTCTCATCAAGACAGGCTCTGAAATGAATGTTGTATTGCAAACTTTGCTTGTTCATATGTATTTCAAGTGCAGACGATGGCGGGATGCTCACAATGTTTGCACTTTGATCAGAGAGAGGAATTCCCATGTGTATGAAGCATTTTTCAAGGTCTATGGAGACGACTACTTGATCTAA
- the LOC120641034 gene encoding E3 ubiquitin protein ligase RIE1-like, which yields MEAAATSPSPEQPLLRAPSPTPNPRAGASSGGPASPSPPAARPSRLAALIGRAAGRRGPSMLVRETAALQLQQRRADWAHSRPVVALDIAWNVAFAAAAAAVLASSAQESPVRPLRLWLVGYAAQCLVHVALVCSDTRRGRPTARGSASDIESAGAGTDSSDTDGEDDEGTEERSSYTGCCESMNTMISFLWWIIGFYWIVSGGEVLELGAPRLYWLTVVFLAFDVFFAVFCVVVACFIGIALCCCLPCVIAILYALAGQEGASDADIGLLPRYRYSDPSENGEKGADEGVMIPILNNSGTSTSERILLREDAECCICLSSYEDGAELYALPCNHHFHWTCITKWLRMHATCPLCKYNILKGSDSA from the exons ATGGAGGCGGCCgccacgtcgccgtcgccggagcagcCGCTGCTCCGCGCCCCGTCCCCGACGCCCAATCCCCGCGCCGGAGCCAGCTCCGGCGGCCCGGCCTCCCCTTCGCCCCCCGCCGCGAGGCCGAGCCGCCTCGCGGCGCTCATCGGGCGCGCCGCGGGGCGCCGCGGGCCCTCGATGCTGGTGCGCGagacggcggcgctgcagctgcagcagagGCGCGCGGACTGGGCGCACTCCCGCCCCGTCGTCGCGCTCGACATCGCATGGAAcgtcgccttcgccgccgccgccgcggccgtgctCGCGTCCTCCGCCCAGGAGAGCCCCGTCAGGCCGCTCCGCCTGTGGCTCGTCGGGTACGCCGCGCAGTGCCTCGTGCACGTCGCGCTCGTCTGCTCGGACACCCGCCGCGGGCGCCCCACCGCGCGCGGCTCAGCCTCCGACATCGAGTCCGCGGGCGCGGGGACGGACAGCTCGGACACCGACGGCGAAGATGACGAAGGGACCGAAGAGAGGAGCAG CTATACAGGTTGCTGCGAGTCTATGAACACGATGATATCGTTTCTGTGGTGGATCATTGGGTTCTACTGGATAGTGTCAGGCGGGGAGGTGCTCGAGCTCGGTGCTCCACGGCTGTATTG GTTAACCGTTGTGTTTCTAGCCTTTGATGTGTTTTTTGCTGTGTTCTGCGTTGTTGTGGCCTGCTTCATTGGGATTGCGCTGTGTTGCTGCTTGCCTTGTGTTATTGCTATTCTCTATGCTCTGGCTGGCCAG GAAGGTGCATCAGATGCAGATATTGGTCTTCTTCCTAGGTATAGATATTCTGATCCAAGTGAGAACGGAGAAAAAGGGGCAGATGAGGGAGTGATGATCCCTATCCTGAATAATAGCGGGACATCAACAAGTGAGCGTATACTTCTTCGTGAGGATGCT GAATGTTGTATCTGCCTCTCATCGTATGAAGATGGAGCAGAGTTATATGCTCTCCCCTGCAACCATCACTTCCATTGGACATGTATTACCAAATGGCTTCGAATGCATGCTACCTGTCCACTTTGCAAGTACAACATTCTCAAAGGCAGTGACAGTGCATAA